GGTGAGCTGCTCCAGGGTGGGGGCTAGGCCGATCTCGCCCAGATTGGAGAGGGAGACGTCCTTGGGCTCGCCGCTGGCGAAGGCCGTGTAGTCTGCCTGGAGGACAGAAAAGGTCTGGACGGCGCTCAGGGACGCGGCTGCTCCCAGAGAGGCGAGGGTGGTCAGGAGAAGTTTTTTCATCGGTGCGGTCGAAAGGGGTTACTGGATGCGGGCGGGCAAGGTGTATTCACCGTTGAATACACCGGGGACTTCGAGGGAGGTCTCCCAGAGGGTAACGCTGTCGGTGTCAGTGACGGGAGTGGGGCTGCGGTCGGAGTCCAGCAGCGCCCGTACGGAGGCGGGCAGCTCTCCCAGACGCTGGCCGTTGACGTTCAGCCCTTTGGCTTTGCGGAGGACTTTGACGTAGAGTCGGTGGTTGCTGCGCTCGGCCCGTATGGCGTTCACGATACCCGCCAGCGAGTCGGCGGTGTTGAGCAGGCCACCATGATCCAGACTGTCCGCAGCCTCGGCATCGCCGACAAAGACGGTCAGCTCCTCGCCGGAGGTGCCCGCCGGGATCGGCACGCTGAAGTGATGCCGCGTCCGCTCCTCCAGATAGTTGTTGAGCGTGACGGCCAGCTCCAGCGACTCCCCGGGCTGTAGCTGCCCGCTGAGGATCTGGATCGAGTAAAGGGAGCTGTAGATCCACTCGTCCACGATCTTGATCTCCACCGAGATGGACTTCACCTCGGCCATCCCGAAGGGATTGTTCAGGAGCAGGTCGTAGTCGTTTAAAAACTGAAAGGCGGTGCGTACCGCTCCGGAGGGGCCTGTGGCGACGCGGTCAAAGACCAGCGGCTCAAACCCGGCCACATCCATGGTCACCTCAACGTAGAAGGTCTGCTCGGCGGATGCTTCCATCGTGTTGTTGAGCGTCTCAAGCAGCGCGATGGCACTGATCAGCGGCGACCACTGGCGGCTCTGGTAGAGCTGGCTGGAGAAGGATTTGTCGGCAGTGCCGGGACCGCTGATGTGGATGGATACATCCGTCATGGGCGGTGGGCTGCCTACCTCACCAGCGATTGCCGTGAGGCGGTCCTGATAAATCCTGCCGACGACGGGGCCGACATTGGCGAGCTTGAAGGAGCTGGGCAGGCTCTGGATGACGGTGATGATCTCGGCCGGGGCCATGGGCATGTTATCGTCGCCGCTCGCGAAGAAGGGGTGCCCGAAGGCCAGGACCTGGTCGCCCTCGCGCCAGGTAACCGTGCCTACTCCTGCGAACTGAAAGTCTCCCGTCATGAGCACACCCGCTACGGGGCTGGCGGTCTGAATGTCATCGGCTACCAGGTCGGAGGTTGTCCCGATGGGGGCCTGCATCGGGGTGACTCCACGCTTGGCGAACTCCCCGCCAAAGGCTTTCAGGGTTGTTTCGCTCACGCCGGAGATCATCAGCGGGCTGGGCAGGGGCTTGAGCTTGCTGTCCAGCGGCAGGCCGCTCATCTGATCGTGGCCGCTCTGGGGCTGCCAATGCGGGTTTTGCTGCTCATAGGCGGGGTATCCGGCCTGGCGGGCCTTGTCGGGGCGGCGCTCGGCCTCCTTCTCAAAGGTTTCCATCATGTCGGCGATGGGGGTGATGCCGATGATGGTCTGCTGCTTGGGCCAGGTGTAGCCGTAGGCGTAGGCGCCGACGAGCTTGCCGTCGATAAAGCAGGGGCTGCCACTCATCCCGGCGACCGGGCCGCTCACGATCTGGCTCTCATCCAGCGCGCGCGCGATGATGATGTCCCGCTGTGGGCCGCTGAAGTTCCGGGCCGTGCCCAGCACCTCAAAGCGAAAGGTCTCGATCTGCGAGCCGGAGATCACCGTGTTCCACTCGCCCTGCATGCCGGGCCGGATCTCGGACACGGGCAGGGTGGGGGTGGACAGAGGCGGCGGGGCTGCCGTCAGGCTGAGAGAGGAGAGGAGGCCCGAAAGGGCCAGGATAGGGAGAAGAAAGCGTTTCATGGCGTCTCGCACACGCGACACGCTGACGATGTCCATTGTTCCAGATGAGGCAATCTTGAAAAATCTGACGCCGGGAATTTGCATTTTAGTCTCTTGCAAAACCAACCAAATTTTGCATAGTCTCTATTTCGGTATGGGGTAACATCTTCACATGGGAGATGTGCTGAAGTATGTAGATTTATAAGTCTATACTACGGGCCAATGATGAGGGTATTCTGTAAATTTTTAGTTCTGTTGTCTTTTTCAGCCTCGCGCGGCATGGCTAGCGCGTCGGGGGAATCCACTGCGGTCGCTTCTGGCACCGGGTACGGTGGCATCATTTTCATGGTAGCTGGCTTCGCACTCGCTGTCTTCGTGGTGGTCTCCTTGCTCCGCCGCTACCGCCGCCGCAGCAAGCCCCAAGGGCTCTCCCATATGCTGTAAGACCGTTGTGTAACGGGATGCCTTATCGGATTTCCAGATCTCTGCGGAGGTTTTAGGAGAAGTTTATTTGGAATCTAGTGCGCCAGGTGTGCTCAGGGCCTGCGTGATCTCAGCGGCCTTGTCCTCCAGGTGTATGAGCCGATCCAGGCGCTGTCTGTAAATGGCCAGGGTGTCGTCATCATCAAAGAGGAGTGTCTCTGACTCAACATCGTATGCCCATTTCCCCCAGTTGTCTTCGAGCAGCTTTAGGAATTTGTCTGTGCTGGCTGCGTACTCGGTGTGGGTCCGGTAAAGCTGAATGATGAGGCGGTATCTGTTTTCTCCCATTTCCTGCATCGTGCTTTGCTGAATGCTTTGGATTTGGCTGGCGCTTAGGCCTCCCAGAGATAGTCGCTGCTCCAGATAGGAGGGGATATCTGTGTAGAATGTGGCAACCTCCCGCGCAGCCTGTTCATACGCTGGAATGAGTGAACGAGCCTCGGCGATTTGCTCAGAGGACTCATACTTTTTCGCATCAAAATATACCCCTTCAGTGAATCGTTCGTTGGCTGTGATAAATTCGTTCAGCTTAGCCTGCAGGTCGCGAAGAAACTTTCCCATCACTTTATAGGTGGTAGCTTCAGTTTCGCTCTTCGTCTCGGTACCGTATTGCTCTATATCCGAGGTGATCTCGTCCATGTTCGCCAGAATCTCTCTGGGATTGTTTTCCCCATTGCGGACAGCTTCCATTGTTGAGTCTCTGAAGCTTTGCGCTTTCTGGTAGATGGCGTCTGCCTTTTGTATCTGCTGACTGCGTGTCCAGTTGCCAAAGATAATGAGACTGTTACCGGCAATGAAGAGACCGCTGAGCAGGCACACGGCTAGATTACCCGCTCCAGCCCGTTTCTTGGATAGTCGCCATGCCAGCCAGCCCGGCATATAGATGAAAATAAATGCTCCAATTATTGCCCCTACTGTTTCTGCTGCTCCGAGTGGGGCATCCGTGTTCATTTTAGCAGCACCGGCTATTATTATGCTGATGGCCAGCAGCACGATCGACACCGGGTGGAGCTTGAAGCTCTTGGTGCGGGCCGGTTCGGGCTTATGCCGGGGTTCATTTATAGGGGGCAGCGGAGGCGGGAGATCCATGGGAGGTAACAGTTGAAGACGGTGTGAGCGGATGAACGGTGAGCCGAAAGGCCCTTCAGTCCGCAGATTGGATACAGCTTGGTGGGCAGCACGTGTCTCGGCAAGCCGTGATTATCTATCGCAGCTTTGATTGAGCTGTGTAGAACAGCTGCTGCCCGCGGGGGTGAGTAATGCTTATCGACAAAAAAAGCCCCCGCCGGTGAGGCGGAGGCTTTTTGTTAAAGGAAAACCGGAGGTCGGGCTTAGTGGCCGACTTCGAGCTTCTTGCCCTTGCTCTGGCCGATGGCGCTGAGCAGGTCGTCGAACCACGGCTGGTCGATGTCGAAGGGCTTGCCACCGGCAATACGCTCGAACTCGATGGCGCGCAGGACAAAGCCCTGGTCCTCGTCGTGCCCGATGACGCCGCTGTGCCCCTCGAAGGCGCACTGCACGGCCAGATCGGTGCAGGACTTGATCAGGCGCAGGTCGTCGGCGTTGGCCGGGGCGGCGCGGGAGAAGTAGCCGCTCTTCTGGACCATGGTCTTGTCGGCTTCGATCTTCTTGGCGAACTCCTTGGCGAAGTACTGGCCGGGGTTGATCGTGTCGAGCTTGACGTGGCCGAAGGGGTCACGCTGGACTTCCTGACCGGCAGCTTCCATCGCCTTGATGATGCTGTCCAGGCCGGCGCCTTCGCTGAGGAAAATGTTCACGCAGTCGACCTCGTCCATGACCTTCTTGAGGCGGGCGGCTTCGGCGTCGATGTCGATCTCCATTTCGGGAACGAACACGGCATGCACGTCGAGGTTGCTCTTGGCCAGGCCGATTTCCGGGAGGAAGCCACGGTCACCCAGGACGCTCTCGCGGTAGTACTTGGCGGTGGCGGCGGTGAGCCAGCCGCAGTTGCGGCCCATGACCTCGTGCACGATGAGCATGCGCGGGTTGGAGTTGTGCTCGGCCACGATGTTGCGGAAGTACTTGGCGCCCTCTTCGGCGGCGGTCCATGCACCGAGGCTTTGCTTGATCGGGAAGACGTCGTTGTCGATCGTCTTGGGCAGGCCGATGACGCGCAGCTCGTAGTTGTTTTCGGCCAGGAACTTGGCCAGGTCGGCAGCGGCGGTGTTCGTATCGTCACCCCCGATGGTGTGGAGGACGTCCACGCCGTCCTTGACGAGCTGGTCGGCGGCGACCTTCTGCGGGTCTTCGCCGTCCTTGACCAGGCCGCGCTTCACGCAGTCCTTGACGTTGGTCAGCTTCACGCGGCTGTTGCCGATCGGGCTGCCACCGTGGCGGTGCAGGATGGCGGCGTTTGCGCGGATCTCCGGCGTCACCGTGATGTAGTCGCCCAGCAGCAGGCCCTTGTAGCCGCTGCGGTAGCAGATGATTTCAACATCCGGAGCGATCTCGGTGTAGCGTTCGATCAGGCCGCCCACGGCGGACGACAGGCAAGGGGCGAGGCCCCCGGCGGTAAGGATTCCAACTTTCTTCGGCGTCATAGCGCGGGTCATTGTCCCGATTTCCGCCCGCTTGGAAACAGTAAAATGCGCTAATACGCGAAAACACGCTTATCAGATGGGCTTCGGAGGAAATGTCCGCAAACCACTGGTTGGCGCATCCGTGGTCTCGCTCAGCCGTACCAGTGCAAGAACAGCTTGATGACGGCGGCGTTGGTGATGTCGAGGATGAAGGCACTGACTAACGGCACGATGATAAACGCCTTGTGGGCGGCTCCGTAGCGTGCAGTCACGGCCTGCATGTTGGCGATGGCGATAGGGGTGGCCCCGAGACTGATCCCGCCGAACCCGGCTGAGACGACAGCTGCTTCGTAATCTCGACCCATCAGCGGGAAAACCACCGCCACTGCGATGATGATGGCCAGGATAAACTGCGCGAGCAGGATCAGCAGTACCGGGCCAGCCAGATCGACCATGGTCCATAGCCGCAGGCTCATCAGCGACATGACCAGGAAGCTGCCAAGCGAAATATCCGAGATGAGCCCAAGCGCTTCGCTCTCGCCGGGCCATTTGACGTTCATACGCATCCGGCGACAGAGCGGAGGGACGGTATTCGTCGCGATGATGGCGAGGGCCAGGCACGAGACAAAGGTTGGGAGCATGATGCCAAAGCTCTCCAGTATCTCGTCCAGCCCCGAGCCCAGCACGATGCAGATATTCATGATGAACCAGCAGCCGAGCAGGTCGAAGTAGTCGAGTTTGCGCTCCTCCTGCCGATCCTCGTACATGACGCCGAAGTCCAGGTGTCGGTCCTCGTTGGGCTTGAGCTTAAACACCCGGATAAGTCCGCGTGCGATGGGGCCGCCCATGAGGCTGGCGAGTACCAGTCCCGCTGTTGCGCTGGCGATGCCGATCTCCATGGCGTTGGTGATGCCGTACTGCTCGGTAAATGTCTGGGCCCAGGCGATGGTGGTGCCGTGGCCACCCACGAGCGAGACACTGCCGCAGAGAAGCCCTGCCGCATCGTTCATACCTGCGGTATCCGCGATACTGACGCTCACGTAATTCTGGACAAAGATGTAGGCGACGCAGATGACGGTCAGGATGGCGAGCCGTACCCCTCCTGCCCGCAGCTTGGATAGACTGGCATTGAGCCCGATGCCGGTGAAAAAGTACAGGATGAGCCCGTCTCGCGCATCCAGATCGAAATGAAACTCCAGGCCTGAAACCAGATAAATGCCCAGGCCGATGATGGCAGCTATCAGGCCGCCAGTGACGGGCTCGGGGATGTTGAACTCGCGCAGCAGGCGGAAGCGCCGGTTAACGGCCTTACCGATAAGTAAAAAGAGCACGCCGAGCGTGAAGGTGGTATATGCGTCAAATTCCGTGTCCATGCGATGAGCGTTGAGCCGCAGGTGCTTCGTTAAGCAGGCGCCGCACCAAGAGGTGGGTGGAGATGGGATCTGTCAAGGTGTTTACGGTCAGCGTGAAAGACTCCTCACTGATATCTGCTTCCGTCCAGCATTGACTTGCCCTGAAAAATCTAGTGTTTGTGGGGGCTTATGAAGATTGTCCTGGCATACTCAGGCGGGCTCGATACGTCCGTCCTGGTCAAGTGGTTGAAAGAAGAATACTCGGCCGAGATCGTGACCTTTGCCGCCGACGTCGGCCAGCAGGAAGAGCTGGACGGCCTCGAAGAAAAGGCCAAGGCCACCGGCGCGGTCGCCCACTACACGCTCGATCTGGTCGAGGAGTTCGCCAGTGATTTCATCTACCCGATGATGCGCGCCAACGCCATCTACGAGGGCCAGTACTACCTGGGCACCTCCATCGCGCGCCCGCTCATCAGCAAGCATCACATCGAGATCGCCCGCCAGGAAGGCGCCACGCACGTGGCCCACGGTGCGACCGGTAAGGGTAACGACCAGTGCCGTTTCGAGCTCGGCTATGCCGCGCTTGCTCCGGATCTGGAAATCATTTCGCCGTGGCGCATGGACAAGTTCCGCAAGGCCTTCCCGGGCCGTAAGGAAATGATCGACTGGTGCCGCGAACAGGGCGTCAACGTCGAGGCCAGCGCTTCCAAGCCGTACTCGATGGACCGCAACCTCCTGCACATTTCCTACGAGGCCGGTATCCTCGAAGACCCGTGGTTCGACCCGACCACACCGGAGAACAAGGCCATGTTCAAGCTGACGACCTCCCCCGAGGACGCGCCCGATCAGGCCGAGTACGTCGAGCTGGACTTTGAAAAGGGCGACTGCGTGGCCGTCAACGGCGAAGCTCTCTCGCCCGCGGGCGTCATGCTCAAGCTCAACGCCCTCGCCGGTAAGCACGGCATCGGCCGCATCGATATCGTCGAAAACCGTTTCGTGGGCATGAAGAGCCGCGGCGTCTATGAGACCCCCGGTGGCACCATCCTGCTGCACGGCCACAAGCAGGTCGAGTCCCTCACCATGGACCGCGATCTCGAGCACCTGCGCGACGGCCTCATCCCGAAGTACGCCGAGCTCGTCTACAATGGCTTTTGGTACGCTCCCGAGCGTGAAGCGCTCCAGGCCTTCATCGACGAGTCCCAGAAGAGCGTCACCGGCACCGTCCGCCTCAAGCTTTACAAGGGCAACATCATCACCGTCGGCCGTAAGTCCCCGGTCTCGCTCTACGACGAAAACATCGCCTCGATGGAAGGCGTCAAGAGCGACTACAACCCGGACGACGCCAGCGGGTTCATCCACCTGCAAGGTCTGCGCCTGCGCGCCCGCGCCAAGGCTCAGGGTGGTCCCCGCCTCGGCGACCTGCGCAAATAGGCGGAGTGCCTCCGCTGGCATTGATGGGGCTCTGCCCCATCGCTCACTGCGTTCGCTGCCCCCCGGGGAAAACCACAAAGAATGCTGGTCCAGCCCGGACCTTTCGATAAAGGCCGAGTGCTACGCACTCGGCCTTTATCGTCTTTGAGGTTCACCCTGACGCGTGCCACGCCCAATGAGCAGCACACATCTTCAGCCCAAAATGGAGCAACCTAGTTTTGATGTTTATATCTCAGCGATTACTTAAACCAGCCGCGCTGGTTTAAGTAATCGCTGACACGATGCGTAGCATCGAAAGTGCAGCCTGCTGCTGCTGCGGGTCTGGGCTGCACAAGCCCAGGAAAAACTCAGCCTTCGCATGCGGCGGCAGCGATGCCGTAGCGCAGGTTGTGCAGGGAGTGCACGAAGTGTCGGGCTCCGGCGATTTCGGCCACGGTGAGGAGGATGATGCAGGCCACGGGCATGATGTCGGCGCGGGCAGCGGGGAGCTGCGGGATGCGCTGGCGTTCTTCCAGCGTGGCGGCGGAGAGCTCCTCGGAGAGGTAGCGCAGGAAATTAACCGTGATCACGGACGGAACTTCGGCGTAGCTGCATCCCAACCAACCGGCACGCACGGCACGGGCCACGTTGACGGCTCCGCCGGTGGCAGCGAGAAAGGGCTGGCTCTGGATCGCTCCGAAGCCCGACTCGGCGATTTTTGTCCGCACGTAGTCGGCGATGCGTGCAGCGGTACGCTCGGGCAGGGGCTCGGTGGGGTCTTTGACAAAGCGTTCCATCAGGCGAACCGCGCCGAGCTGGAGGCTGGTTTTGTCGGTGATCGAGCCGCCCTCCAGCCGGATAAACTCCAGGCTGCCTCCGCCGAGGTCGCAGAGGGTAAAGGCCGGGTACTCTTTCAGCGCGGGGTCGGTGGTGATGGCTCGGCCGATGTAGGCGGCCTCTTCCTCGCCGGAGAGGACACGCAGGCGATGCCCGGTGGCGTCCTCGATACGCTGGATGAAGTCCTGGCGGTTGACGGCGTCGCGCACGGCACTGGTGGCGACGATGGCAAAGTTTTCCGGGGCGAAGCGGTCGGCCTCGGCGATGAGTTTGACCACAGCGGCAGTGGCGGCCTTCATCGAGGCTTGGCTGAGCACGGGCTCGTCGCGGTCGATACCCGCCCCTATGCGGGTCTCCAGCGTGGTCTGGTAGAGCGCGGCCAGCGTGGAGCCGGTCTCAGCCACGAGCAGCTTGATGGAATTGCTTCCGATATCGATGACGCCGATTCTCATGCAGGGTAGGGTGCGAAGTTGGTTAAAGCTCGTAGCTGGCGGGTGCGATCAGGACGGTGAATTCTCCTTTGAGATTATTACCGGTGAGCTGGGCGGCAACGCTTTCTGCGCTGCCGATGAGGAAGGTTTCGTGGAGCTTTGTGACCTCGCGGGCGAGGCACACCACACGCTCAGGCCCGAGCACCTCGACCATCTCGACGGCAAACTTGCCGATGCGGTGGGAGGATTCGTACAGCGCCAGAGTATAGGCGAAGTCCTTGTGCTCCTCCAGGAAGCGGCGGCGGGCTGCGCTCTTGGGCGCGAGGAAGCCGACGTAGAGAAAGCCATTCGTCGGAAGGCCGGAGGCGCACAGGGCGGCGATGACCGCGCTCGGGCCGGGGATCGGTACGACCTTCAGGCCCCGGCGGCGGCACTCGCGCACGACCCGGAATCCGGGATCGGAAATGGCCGGGGTGCCCGCATCGGAGACGAGGGCGACAGATTGTCCGGAGGCGATCTTGTCCGCCAGTTCGCTGGCCCGGTCCTTCTCGTTATGCTCGTGGCAGGAAAGGGTGGGGCGGGTGCTCTCGATACGCTTGAGGAGCTGGCCGGTCTTACGGGTATCTTCGCAGGCGATCCAGTCGCAGCTGCATAGCAGGTCGGTGGCCCGTTGGCTCAGGTCGGAGAGGTTGCCAATGGGGGTGCCGACCACGTACAACGCCGCCTCAGGGCTTGCGGATGGCGTTTCCTCGGAAGTGGACTTGCTCATTGTTGGTGTGAGAAAGGGATCAGTTCTGGCTGCTACGGCGCGCGGTAGACGAAAACGCTCAGGGCCGATAGGCACTGAGCGCTGTGAAGTGAAGCATGTAAGGTATTGTTGCTTAGTAGCGTTCCTTGCCGGGCAGGGAATCGCCGTAACCGGCCGGGCCACCTTCCCAGGAGGCCGGGCGGCCCCAGGGGATGTTAGACTCATCCGGGTCGGCGCTTTCGCAGCCGCTAATGGCGAGTGCTGCCAGCACGAGGGCACTTAGGCACAACAATTTCTTCCACATGGTACTTACTGGATAATGGAGACCTTATCGCCTTCCTTGTAGGCCCGGGCACTGTTGTCGCCGGGGACAATGTTGGCGATGATGTAGGTCGGTTCAACGCGGGTTGCTTTTAAACGGACGGGCTTTTCAAAGCCTTTGACGACGCCGAACTCCATCTGGCGCTCAAGTCCACCCTGCTGCGGGCGGCTGATGATGACGATGCCCGTCTTGTGGTCCACCTTGAGGATCTGGGCTTCGCTGATGGCACCTGTCGCGACCGGAGTGGCAGCCTTGGGGGCGCTCGTGGTCGCAGCCGCAGTAGTGGCTGTGGCCGGAGCGCTGGTCGTGTTATCAACGGTCGTTGCGGCCGGGGCGATGTTGGTCGGCGTGTAAGTGGAGCTGCCGTAGGTC
This genomic interval from Ruficoccus sp. ZRK36 contains the following:
- a CDS encoding pyrophosphate--fructose-6-phosphate 1-phosphotransferase — protein: MTPKKVGILTAGGLAPCLSSAVGGLIERYTEIAPDVEIICYRSGYKGLLLGDYITVTPEIRANAAILHRHGGSPIGNSRVKLTNVKDCVKRGLVKDGEDPQKVAADQLVKDGVDVLHTIGGDDTNTAAADLAKFLAENNYELRVIGLPKTIDNDVFPIKQSLGAWTAAEEGAKYFRNIVAEHNSNPRMLIVHEVMGRNCGWLTAATAKYYRESVLGDRGFLPEIGLAKSNLDVHAVFVPEMEIDIDAEAARLKKVMDEVDCVNIFLSEGAGLDSIIKAMEAAGQEVQRDPFGHVKLDTINPGQYFAKEFAKKIEADKTMVQKSGYFSRAAPANADDLRLIKSCTDLAVQCAFEGHSGVIGHDEDQGFVLRAIEFERIAGGKPFDIDQPWFDDLLSAIGQSKGKKLEVGH
- the gltS gene encoding sodium/glutamate symporter; the protein is MDTEFDAYTTFTLGVLFLLIGKAVNRRFRLLREFNIPEPVTGGLIAAIIGLGIYLVSGLEFHFDLDARDGLILYFFTGIGLNASLSKLRAGGVRLAILTVICVAYIFVQNYVSVSIADTAGMNDAAGLLCGSVSLVGGHGTTIAWAQTFTEQYGITNAMEIGIASATAGLVLASLMGGPIARGLIRVFKLKPNEDRHLDFGVMYEDRQEERKLDYFDLLGCWFIMNICIVLGSGLDEILESFGIMLPTFVSCLALAIIATNTVPPLCRRMRMNVKWPGESEALGLISDISLGSFLVMSLMSLRLWTMVDLAGPVLLILLAQFILAIIIAVAVVFPLMGRDYEAAVVSAGFGGISLGATPIAIANMQAVTARYGAAHKAFIIVPLVSAFILDITNAAVIKLFLHWYG
- a CDS encoding argininosuccinate synthase: MKIVLAYSGGLDTSVLVKWLKEEYSAEIVTFAADVGQQEELDGLEEKAKATGAVAHYTLDLVEEFASDFIYPMMRANAIYEGQYYLGTSIARPLISKHHIEIARQEGATHVAHGATGKGNDQCRFELGYAALAPDLEIISPWRMDKFRKAFPGRKEMIDWCREQGVNVEASASKPYSMDRNLLHISYEAGILEDPWFDPTTPENKAMFKLTTSPEDAPDQAEYVELDFEKGDCVAVNGEALSPAGVMLKLNALAGKHGIGRIDIVENRFVGMKSRGVYETPGGTILLHGHKQVESLTMDRDLEHLRDGLIPKYAELVYNGFWYAPEREALQAFIDESQKSVTGTVRLKLYKGNIITVGRKSPVSLYDENIASMEGVKSDYNPDDASGFIHLQGLRLRARAKAQGGPRLGDLRK
- the rsmI gene encoding 16S rRNA (cytidine(1402)-2'-O)-methyltransferase; amino-acid sequence: MSKSTSEETPSASPEAALYVVGTPIGNLSDLSQRATDLLCSCDWIACEDTRKTGQLLKRIESTRPTLSCHEHNEKDRASELADKIASGQSVALVSDAGTPAISDPGFRVVRECRRRGLKVVPIPGPSAVIAALCASGLPTNGFLYVGFLAPKSAARRRFLEEHKDFAYTLALYESSHRIGKFAVEMVEVLGPERVVCLAREVTKLHETFLIGSAESVAAQLTGNNLKGEFTVLIAPASYEL